One genomic window of Pecten maximus chromosome 3, xPecMax1.1, whole genome shotgun sequence includes the following:
- the LOC117324247 gene encoding variant surface antigen B-like, with product MDSHVVEDKGVDMDSHVVGDKGVDMDSHDVGDKGVDMDSHVVEDKGVDMDSHDVGDKGVDMDSHVVEDKGVDMDSHVVEDKGVDMDSHVVEDKGVDMDSHVVEDKGVDMESCCG from the exons ATGGACAGTCATGTTGTGGAGGATAAAG GTGTAGACATGGACAGTCATGTTGTGGGGGATAAAGGTGTAGACATGGACAGTCATGATGTGGGGGATAAAGGTGTAGACATGGACAGTCATGTTGTGGAGGATAAAGGTGTAGACATGGACAGTCATGATGTGGGGGATAAAGGTGTAGACATGGACAGTCATGTTGTGGAGGATAAAGGTGTAGACATGGACAGTCATGTTGTGGAGGATAAAGGTGTAGACATGGACAGTCATGTTGTGGAGGATAAAGGTGTAGACATGGACAGTCATGTTGTGGAGGATAAAGGTGTAGACATGGAGTCATGTTGTGGGTGA